In Hyperolius riggenbachi isolate aHypRig1 chromosome 1, aHypRig1.pri, whole genome shotgun sequence, the genomic window TAACAAATTGAGGAAAAAATATTCTACAATCCCTTTTGAAAACAAGTATTGATAACACCTTATAGTTGATTCTCTGCCCTAGGCTCTGCTGAACAATATATAGATGATAAATTAGTTCCTGTAGACAAATTTATGCATTGCATCATTTACGTCCTTGTTCCTTAAACAATAGATGATTGGATTGAGGAATGGTGTCACCACTGTGTAGACAACAGACACCAGTTTGTTAGAATTAACAGACTGAGCTTTACTTGGTCTTGCATACATAAATATAGTGGTTGAAAAGAGCATGGTGACAACAATCAGATGTGAGGCGCAAGTGGAAAATGCTTTCTTCCGCCCTGTGGAACTTGGAATCTGAAGGATGGTGGACAATATACACAAATAAGAAAGGCAAGTTAGAAAAAGTGGTACTAAGAGGATGACTAGGGCAAGAAGAAAGTCTACAACTTCGGTTTCAGACATATCTGTGCATGCAAGATTAAGAATAGGCGACACATCACAATAAAAATGGTTGATAAGTTTTGAGTGACAAAAAGTTAGCTGGGAGATGAAGTAAATCTTAATAAGAGAAAGAACCAAGCCAATCACCCAAGTAGAAAAAGCTAAAACAAAGCAAAACTGCCAGTTCATTATTGTGACGTAACGTAGGGGATTGCAAATAGCCACGTATCGGTCAAATGCCATAACAGCCAATAATACACACTCGGAGCAGcccaaaaagatgaagaagaagagctGAGACATACAGCCAGTGAATGAAATGGCATTATTCCCATACAGAAATATAGACAGGAGTTTGGGGACAGTGACTGTAACATAGCATGTCTCGAGGAAACACAGATTCCCCAAAAAGAAATACATTGGCTTATGTAATTTGGAACTGCTCCCAATTATCATTATGATGACAAGATTTTCTACAATGGTCAAAATatacataaaaagaaaaagaaagaagaaaaggatctGAACGGGATGAGAATTGGGGAATCCTAAAATAATGAACATATTAATTTTTGTAAAGTTTCTTTGCATCACAAAAGCCATATCCTAAAAACATGCACATTAAAATAATCCATCAATATTCATCACAAATAAAGATAGCAGGATCCATCATAAGCacatttattattgttttttgaaATGCAATTCCTgctcaaacatttttattttctaatATCCAGATTTTCAAACTATAGCACAGTCTGtccaaagtgtaccagagctgactacaaatcgatacttacctggggcttcctccagccccataagcaggtCTGAGCCCCACGCCTTCCttctgcggtctgccgttcagccgtgatcagccccagtaacaggctcagtcaggtccagtctgggtctactgcgcacgtgcttatggggctggaggaagcccgggtaagtatcgatttttgctATATAGTCAGCTCTGGTTTACattaaggctagattcacactgCTGCATTGCATTTTGTACCCTGAAAAAACAGGATTGCAATGCAATGGATGGTAAAAGTTGCATCacgtgttaggcccggttcacattagcttccccggacccggaacgctccgtacacagcggatggtgaatggatacattgttaatcaatgtatccattcacactcgtgcgaccgtccggatccggatccgatccgggaacgcagctccgggacgatccagctttttttccaacatgctctatttttcagtccgtcccggtgcAGCTGCGGACCCgctccggatcctgacccgaacatgcggccatgctgtgtaatgagaaacggatgtttctcatcacactggcaataggaccggatgcttccagcaccggtcctatgccacttggggggcccggactacacgccggtatcccccatgcttgcggtgcctttctggcactgcaatgtatctagttccggctactttattgtagccggaactgatacattccggatccgcaactggtggcaacttgtggccaccgcagagaccagtacggtctctttgcggcccacggacccggacccccggacacttgcggactcgaaccgcaagtgtgaatggggccttactcgTGTGATGTAACGCATACAGTAGTAGTATACAGCATATCATTAAATAAAGGCTTCTATTAAAAGGGTGCCCCATACACATCGATGTTAAACTGTTTTCAATtggcaatctatatatataaaatcggatgtatgtacagttgtgttattcaacccccactgaaattgagtgttttggccagtttgacattgattttgttcatttcagtcatcttgtttacaattaaatcaaagaggcacttgtaagtcagacaaatataacatacagtggtgtgaaaaactatttgcccccttcctgatttcttattcttttgcatgtttgtcacacttaaatgtttctgctcatcaaaaaccgttaactattagtcaaagataacataactgaacacaaaatgcagttttaaatggtggtttttattatttagtgagaaaaaaaaactccaaatctacatggccctgtgtga contains:
- the LOC137528690 gene encoding olfactory receptor 6B1-like, with amino-acid sequence MQRNFTKINMFIILGFPNSHPVQILFFFLFLFMYILTIVENLVIIMIIGSSSKLHKPMYFFLGNLCFLETCYVTVTVPKLLSIFLYGNNAISFTGCMSQLFFFIFLGCSECVLLAVMAFDRYVAICNPLRYVTIMNWQFCFVLAFSTWVIGLVLSLIKIYFISQLTFCHSKLINHFYCDVSPILNLACTDMSETEVVDFLLALVILLVPLFLTCLSYLCILSTILQIPSSTGRKKAFSTCASHLIVVTMLFSTTIFMYARPSKAQSVNSNKLVSVVYTVVTPFLNPIIYCLRNKDVNDAMHKFVYRN